From the genome of Clostridium sp. BNL1100, one region includes:
- a CDS encoding MBL fold metallo-hydrolase gives MKIKWFGHSCFLITSDNGTRILTDPFDEKVGYPLPHTEAEIVTVSHNHYDHDNVGAVKGGFKHIKDAGDFTHGDIGIKGISTFHDELGGTKRGKNIVFIYSIDGMTICHLGDLGHVLSEEQLKEIGKVDVLLLPIGGVYTIDGDTAIEVIKSINPKISIPMHYKTDHLTFELAEPESFLEKMDGKRYPGNEITINADNLSEYPKVVALDYL, from the coding sequence ATGAAGATTAAATGGTTTGGACATTCGTGTTTTCTTATAACTTCGGATAATGGTACAAGGATATTGACAGACCCTTTTGATGAAAAGGTGGGTTATCCTCTTCCGCATACAGAGGCAGAGATTGTAACAGTAAGTCATAATCATTATGACCATGACAATGTTGGGGCGGTGAAGGGCGGTTTTAAGCATATAAAAGATGCAGGTGATTTTACCCACGGAGATATAGGTATAAAAGGAATATCAACTTTTCATGATGAATTGGGTGGTACAAAAAGGGGTAAAAATATAGTATTCATTTATTCCATTGATGGTATGACTATTTGTCATTTGGGAGATTTGGGACATGTTTTATCTGAAGAACAGCTTAAGGAAATCGGAAAGGTAGATGTGCTTTTACTTCCGATAGGTGGCGTATACACAATTGACGGAGATACGGCAATAGAAGTTATTAAATCAATTAATCCCAAGATTTCAATTCCAATGCACTATAAGACAGATCATCTGACTTTTGAATTGGCAGAGCCGGAAAGTTTTCTGGAAAAAATGGACGGTAAAAGGTACCCTGGTAATGAGATTACAATAAATGCAGATAATTTATCCGAATATCCGAAAGTTGTGGCACTGGATTATTTATAG
- a CDS encoding iron ABC transporter permease, with protein MFLIKNKQLFEIKGIYFTAVVTLLAAIIFSLCFSASVGQADVPLKQTFNILVNKITGGAFGSLENIPKAFVNIVWQVRIPRILFAVFIGTALAVSGAVMQALVQNPLADPYILGISSGSSLGATFAILIGFGGGTIFSQFGLTFGAFLGAVLASMAVLLLSSVGGRMTSMKLVLSGSVISALFSSFSSIIVYFSNNAEGMKNVTFWAMGSLASSGWSKIPVLALVVSIVTVFFLFQHRILNTMLLGDEAATTLGIPLSKYRRFYMLLTSLLTGVVVAYSGMIGFIGLIIPHIVRGFIGSDHKRMLPMTALIGSLFLIWADVFSRIIVENVELPIGIITSIIGAPMFIYIIVKKGYNFGG; from the coding sequence GTGTTTTTAATAAAGAACAAACAATTATTTGAGATAAAGGGAATCTATTTCACCGCAGTAGTTACCTTGCTTGCTGCCATCATTTTCTCCCTGTGTTTCTCGGCATCGGTAGGCCAAGCAGATGTTCCTCTGAAACAAACTTTCAATATTCTGGTTAACAAAATTACAGGCGGTGCTTTCGGTTCTCTTGAAAATATACCAAAAGCCTTTGTTAACATTGTCTGGCAGGTCAGAATTCCAAGAATTCTTTTTGCTGTTTTCATTGGAACAGCTCTTGCGGTAAGCGGTGCCGTTATGCAAGCTCTGGTACAGAACCCTCTTGCCGACCCGTACATATTAGGTATTTCGTCCGGTTCCTCTTTAGGAGCCACATTTGCTATTTTAATTGGCTTCGGTGGAGGGACAATTTTTTCACAGTTTGGTTTGACATTTGGTGCCTTTTTAGGTGCAGTGCTTGCCTCTATGGCAGTTTTATTGCTATCAAGTGTGGGGGGTCGGATGACATCAATGAAGCTGGTGTTGTCAGGTTCGGTTATTAGTGCCTTATTCAGTTCATTCTCAAGCATTATTGTTTATTTTTCCAATAATGCGGAAGGTATGAAAAACGTTACCTTTTGGGCTATGGGAAGTCTCGCTTCATCAGGCTGGAGTAAGATACCTGTTCTAGCCCTTGTTGTAAGCATCGTAACCGTATTTTTTCTATTTCAGCATAGGATACTCAATACCATGCTTTTAGGTGATGAGGCTGCAACGACACTAGGTATCCCTCTTTCAAAGTACAGAAGATTTTATATGCTGCTTACTTCTCTGTTAACAGGAGTTGTTGTTGCTTACTCCGGAATGATAGGCTTTATTGGTCTTATTATACCTCATATTGTCAGAGGCTTTATCGGTTCTGACCACAAACGTATGCTACCTATGACTGCATTAATAGGCTCTCTGTTTTTAATCTGGGCAGATGTGTTCTCCAGAATAATTGTAGAAAATGTTGAGCTGCCAATCGGTATTATTACCTCCATCATAGGAGCACCAATGTTTATCTATATTATTGTAAAAAAAGGATATAATTTTGGAGGATAG
- a CDS encoding ABC transporter ATP-binding protein produces MELNVKNLNVSINKKEIVKDVSLRVKNKQFVGIIGANGCGKSTMLKSIYKSLKPQGGSVFLDNVDLLNTPPKKVSQKMSVVGQFNEISFDLTVFQMVMLGRTPHKKLLDSDTKEDLDIVHQAIQKTNLTEYVNRSYLTLSGGEKQRVILARAIAQQPSFLVLDEPTNHLDIRYQLEVLHCVRNLNIGVLAALHDLQMSAEYCDYIYAMKKGKIIAHGKPKELFTEELVADLYYVKCKIYENPVSKNLSFVYQI; encoded by the coding sequence ATGGAACTTAACGTTAAAAATCTTAATGTATCAATTAATAAGAAAGAAATTGTAAAAGATGTTTCACTGAGGGTAAAAAACAAGCAATTTGTGGGGATTATCGGTGCAAACGGCTGCGGTAAATCCACCATGCTTAAAAGTATCTACAAAAGTCTGAAACCCCAAGGAGGTTCAGTGTTTTTAGATAATGTTGATTTGCTGAACACCCCCCCAAAAAAAGTATCTCAGAAAATGAGTGTTGTAGGCCAGTTCAATGAAATTAGCTTTGACCTGACTGTTTTTCAAATGGTTATGCTTGGACGAACCCCTCACAAAAAGCTTTTGGACTCCGATACCAAAGAGGATCTGGACATTGTCCATCAGGCAATACAAAAAACCAATCTGACAGAATATGTGAACAGAAGCTATTTAACACTATCGGGCGGAGAGAAACAGCGTGTTATTCTTGCCCGGGCAATTGCACAGCAGCCTTCTTTTTTAGTATTAGATGAACCTACCAATCATCTTGATATACGTTATCAACTGGAAGTACTCCACTGTGTTAGAAATTTGAATATTGGTGTACTTGCTGCATTGCATGACTTGCAGATGTCAGCGGAATATTGTGATTATATTTATGCCATGAAAAAAGGCAAGATAATTGCACATGGAAAACCCAAAGAGCTTTTTACAGAAGAACTTGTAGCGGATTTATATTATGTTAAGTGCAAGATTTATGAGAACCCGGTTTCAAAAAATTTAAGCTTTGTATATCAAATTTAA
- a CDS encoding ABC transporter substrate-binding protein: MKKITTLFTAIIMTLTFFLTGCGTEPAAQNSASTADSKETTTSYPLIVKNYTKAEGGTEWLEKDITFEKAPERIVATTRTAAEFLIHLGLTDKIVGVGGVFGIPDKSVSEEFNKLTNLGKSYISKEVAMSVNPDFIFGRGGLFDNADWGVGTVDALNEMGINTYVMESSITGGTFESIYKDIEMIGKIFGVQEKAQEFADKLKARQKTVQDALKAIKQDKTFAYIHSSEPESLSIYAAYNETFFNDMFRMLKLQNVFEKEQGEISVEALIEQNPDILMTLHWDTEGEAATQKDENATINNIITNPKLESLDAVKNKQVFVANYNHLFGYSYQSLDGLEKLAKELYPELFQ; encoded by the coding sequence ATGAAGAAAATAACAACACTTTTTACAGCAATAATAATGACATTAACCTTTTTTCTGACAGGCTGTGGAACTGAACCTGCTGCACAAAATTCGGCTTCAACCGCTGATTCTAAAGAAACAACCACTTCTTACCCCCTGATTGTTAAAAACTATACTAAGGCAGAAGGAGGTACTGAATGGCTGGAAAAAGATATCACATTTGAGAAGGCACCCGAAAGAATAGTAGCTACAACACGTACCGCCGCTGAGTTTTTAATTCATCTTGGTCTGACGGATAAAATTGTTGGTGTGGGCGGTGTTTTCGGTATACCTGATAAATCTGTATCGGAAGAATTCAATAAGCTTACCAATCTTGGCAAGTCATATATCAGCAAAGAGGTTGCAATGAGTGTAAACCCTGACTTTATTTTCGGAAGGGGCGGACTTTTTGACAATGCAGACTGGGGTGTGGGAACCGTTGACGCTTTGAATGAAATGGGTATAAATACATATGTAATGGAATCTTCCATAACCGGAGGTACATTCGAGTCCATATACAAGGACATTGAAATGATAGGTAAAATTTTCGGTGTTCAGGAAAAGGCACAGGAATTTGCTGATAAATTAAAGGCACGACAGAAAACGGTACAGGATGCCCTGAAGGCTATAAAGCAGGATAAAACTTTTGCATACATACACTCAAGCGAACCTGAAAGTTTATCCATTTATGCTGCCTACAACGAAACCTTCTTTAATGACATGTTCCGAATGCTTAAACTCCAAAATGTATTTGAAAAAGAGCAAGGCGAAATCAGTGTTGAAGCCTTAATTGAGCAGAATCCCGATATTCTTATGACATTGCACTGGGACACTGAAGGAGAAGCTGCAACTCAAAAGGATGAGAATGCCACCATTAATAATATTATAACAAACCCAAAGCTTGAAAGTTTAGATGCTGTTAAAAATAAGCAGGTGTTTGTAGCCAACTACAACCATTTATTTGGCTATAGCTATCAGAGTCTGGACGGTCTTGAAAAGCTTGCAAAAGAGCTTTACCCTGAGCTGTTCCAATAG
- the rfbB gene encoding dTDP-glucose 4,6-dehydratase, with protein MKTYLITGGAGFIGSNFIRYMLKNHKDIYIINVDKLTYAGNPDNLTGALINDTNYKFYCCDICDKEKIEEIFNRHKIDYIVNFAAESHVDRSMTNTMEFIETNITGTVNLMDVAKKAWEIRENEYINGVRFLQISTDEVYGSCTVCCSEEAPLNPHNPYSCSKAAAEFYVKCYWDAYRLPVNITRSSNNYGPYQYPEKLIPVMIHNTMENRKLPVYGDGMQQRDWLYVEDNCRAIDLVLHKGEPGEVYNIATEKKDHNRFVVDKILTYIKGEVREDMIQHVQDRKASDLCYSIGTKKIREKLGWNPSVDFDKGLKKTIQWYLDNKKWLDKVLNKQK; from the coding sequence ATGAAAACTTATTTAATAACTGGCGGAGCAGGATTTATAGGTTCTAATTTTATCAGGTATATGTTAAAAAACCACAAAGATATTTATATAATTAATGTAGACAAGCTCACTTACGCTGGTAACCCGGATAATTTAACAGGAGCCTTAATTAATGACACAAACTATAAGTTTTATTGCTGTGATATATGTGATAAAGAGAAAATAGAAGAGATATTTAATAGACATAAAATTGACTATATAGTCAATTTTGCAGCAGAAAGCCATGTAGACCGCTCCATGACCAACACAATGGAATTTATCGAAACCAATATAACGGGAACCGTAAACTTAATGGATGTTGCCAAAAAAGCCTGGGAAATTAGGGAGAATGAATATATTAATGGTGTCAGGTTTTTGCAAATATCCACAGATGAGGTATATGGTTCCTGTACTGTATGTTGTTCTGAAGAAGCTCCTTTGAACCCTCATAATCCATATTCTTGCAGCAAGGCAGCTGCTGAATTCTATGTAAAATGCTATTGGGATGCATACAGGCTTCCTGTCAATATTACTCGAAGCTCAAACAATTACGGCCCGTATCAATACCCGGAGAAGCTGATTCCGGTGATGATACATAATACAATGGAGAATCGCAAACTTCCGGTATATGGTGATGGGATGCAGCAGAGGGACTGGTTATATGTTGAAGACAATTGCAGGGCAATAGACCTGGTTTTACATAAGGGTGAACCCGGTGAAGTTTACAATATAGCTACAGAGAAAAAAGATCATAACCGGTTTGTGGTAGATAAGATTTTAACTTATATAAAAGGCGAAGTTCGTGAAGATATGATTCAGCATGTACAGGACAGAAAGGCATCAGACCTGTGTTACAGCATCGGTACTAAAAAAATCCGGGAAAAGTTGGGGTGGAATCCATCGGTTGATTTCGATAAAGGACTCAAAAAAACCATACAGTGGTATTTGGATAATAAAAAATGGTTGGATAAAGTCCTTAATAAACAAAAATGA
- a CDS encoding SurA N-terminal domain-containing protein, with protein MVATINGEKITKKGFDTYKVMINSENKLSDKEILDKIVESHVVYMQAVKEGFHVSDQQVEAAIKSAQEAIKMDSKQYEAFKEYLSGLKISENEYWESVKPAYKKALIRGAYNNALKQKFNKAKIENNNEHNSKFSEFYKQKIKDLKSKTKAESFLK; from the coding sequence ATAGTTGCAACTATTAATGGAGAGAAAATTACTAAAAAAGGCTTTGACACATACAAAGTAATGATAAATAGTGAAAATAAGTTGTCAGATAAGGAAATATTGGACAAAATAGTTGAGAGCCACGTAGTTTATATGCAGGCTGTTAAGGAGGGATTTCACGTATCTGATCAACAGGTTGAAGCTGCTATAAAATCAGCTCAGGAAGCAATAAAGATGGACAGTAAACAATATGAAGCATTTAAGGAATACCTTAGCGGGTTAAAAATTAGTGAGAATGAATACTGGGAAAGTGTTAAACCTGCTTATAAAAAGGCTTTGATACGCGGAGCTTATAACAATGCATTAAAGCAAAAGTTTAATAAGGCTAAGATAGAAAATAACAATGAGCATAATTCTAAATTCTCTGAATTTTATAAACAAAAAATAAAAGACTTAAAAAGTAAGACTAAAGCAGAGTCATTTTTAAAATAA
- the trpA gene encoding tryptophan synthase subunit alpha — MKLICYLSNGYPTIESSIEMAKDYIDAGCDIIEVDFPSSDPYLEGEYIANRMKEALAACNDYEKYMDGIVEIKNSHPNTKFILLSYENTILEIGVDRFIKFCVDNNMMDLIYVGKDNQEVKSKLIANGIKISCYVQFHMDENEIKAAVESNGFVYMQAKPTTNNVNPKFPTLKDCIDHLKSLGIKREIYCGVGIYAPEDIKMAKEAGADGVFVGSTVLKLHTDIPKMKETIALFKKTCNE, encoded by the coding sequence GTGAAACTAATATGTTATTTATCCAACGGATACCCAACAATAGAGTCAAGCATAGAGATGGCTAAGGACTATATTGACGCAGGCTGTGACATTATTGAGGTGGATTTTCCTTCCTCTGACCCTTACCTTGAAGGGGAATATATCGCAAATAGAATGAAAGAGGCTCTTGCAGCCTGCAATGATTACGAAAAGTACATGGATGGAATTGTAGAGATTAAAAACAGCCATCCCAATACTAAGTTTATATTATTGTCCTATGAAAATACAATTCTTGAGATTGGGGTAGACCGTTTTATTAAGTTCTGTGTTGATAACAATATGATGGATCTTATCTATGTAGGAAAAGACAATCAGGAAGTTAAAAGCAAGCTTATTGCTAACGGTATAAAAATTTCCTGCTACGTTCAATTTCACATGGATGAAAATGAAATTAAGGCGGCAGTTGAGTCCAACGGATTTGTGTACATGCAGGCAAAGCCAACTACCAACAACGTTAATCCTAAATTCCCAACCCTCAAGGATTGTATAGATCATTTGAAGAGTCTAGGAATAAAAAGGGAGATATACTGCGGTGTGGGCATATATGCACCCGAAGACATAAAAATGGCCAAAGAAGCAGGAGCTGACGGTGTTTTTGTGGGAAGTACAGTACTTAAGCTTCATACGGATATTCCAAAAATGAAAGAAACAATTGCTTTGTTTAAAAAGACCTGCAATGAATAA